A single genomic interval of Halopiger aswanensis harbors:
- a CDS encoding ATP-binding protein, which translates to MIDFDEYALLGATNRTDSVDEAVKGSHRAQELIEVPQPDVDTRKNLYRYFLEKQDVRSTVDLVCLVEESQCFPAADIKIICEKAAWYAADGH; encoded by the coding sequence GTGATCGATTTCGATGAGTACGCTCTTCTCGGAGCCACGAACAGAACCGACAGCGTGGACGAGGCAGTGAAGGGTAGTCACCGGGCACAGGAACTAATCGAAGTACCTCAACCGGATGTAGACACACGGAAGAACTTGTACCGGTACTTCCTCGAGAAACAGGACGTGAGGAGTACTGTTGATTTGGTCTGCTTGGTGGAGGAGAGCCAGTGTTTCCCCGCAGCAGATATTAAAATTATTTGTGAGAAAGCAGCCTGGTACGCAGCCGATGGGCACTAG